The following proteins come from a genomic window of Ilumatobacter coccineus YM16-304:
- a CDS encoding nuclease-related domain-containing protein, with protein sequence MADRRRSQPSKRFSWGRTTIRERRLGARLDRELAPIGAVLHGCRIPDATHRIDHLIVAPTGVWTVVAEHSSGAVSVTGPKGDQRLHLGDQDQQGRITTASFAAERVRQLLVPVGFDWVDVSATLCFTNAKWGMIAKEVEIGGVCVTWGKALVDRVGTPGPISVKDAKSIAEVLGQQVIVDDVSTRRT encoded by the coding sequence GTGGCCGACCGTCGTCGCTCACAGCCCTCGAAGCGATTCTCGTGGGGACGCACGACGATCCGCGAGCGCCGACTCGGTGCTCGTCTCGATCGAGAACTCGCGCCGATCGGCGCGGTGCTGCACGGGTGTCGGATTCCCGATGCCACGCATCGAATCGACCATCTCATCGTCGCTCCGACCGGTGTCTGGACGGTGGTGGCCGAGCACTCGTCGGGGGCGGTGTCGGTCACCGGCCCGAAGGGCGATCAGCGCCTGCATCTCGGTGATCAGGACCAGCAGGGGCGGATCACGACGGCGTCGTTCGCCGCGGAGCGGGTGCGTCAGTTGCTCGTGCCGGTCGGGTTCGACTGGGTCGATGTGTCGGCGACCTTGTGCTTTACCAACGCGAAGTGGGGAATGATCGCCAAGGAGGTCGAGATCGGCGGGGTGTGCGTCACCTGGGGCAAGGCGTTGGTCGATCGTGTGGGCACACCGGGCCCGATCTCGGTCAAGGACGCGAAGTCGATCGCCGAGGTGCTCGGGCAGCAGGTGATCGTCGACGACGTGTCGACTCGACGGACGTAG
- a CDS encoding metallopeptidase family protein encodes MEIVPKYRFDRLVADALDDLPDELQHVLDNVVVQIHDRHPVEHDLLGLYEGVPHTERTGQEGPDVVSIYRHALCEMCETMDELVDEVYVTVIHEVAHAAGIDDERLHQLGWG; translated from the coding sequence GTGGAGATCGTTCCGAAGTATCGGTTTGATCGGTTGGTGGCTGATGCGCTCGACGATCTGCCCGACGAACTGCAGCACGTGCTCGACAACGTCGTCGTCCAGATCCACGATCGACACCCCGTCGAGCACGACCTCCTCGGCCTCTACGAAGGCGTACCGCACACCGAACGCACCGGGCAAGAAGGCCCCGACGTCGTGTCGATCTACCGACACGCCCTGTGCGAGATGTGCGAGACCATGGACGAACTCGTCGACGAGGTGTACGTCACCGTCATCCACGAAGTCGCGCACGCCGCCGGCATCGACGACGAACGACTCCACCAACTCGGCTGGGGCTGA
- a CDS encoding Mrp/NBP35 family ATP-binding protein, which translates to MAQTPVTEDQVIEALRPVEDPELHRSIVDLGMLKAVQIRDNGVVGVLVALTVPGCPLKGEITKRVSEAATELDGVESIDLEFTVMTDEERENVRKLVHGGGGAASAGSNQAHGHAEGREIPFAKNGSKTRPLLISSGKGGVGKSSVTTNLAVALAAQGYSVGVVDADIYGYSIPRMLGTDREPVVIDEMLVPPEMWGVRCISMGYFVPPGQAVIWRGPMLHKALEQFLTDVFWDEPDFLLIDMPPGTGDIALSLAQYLPRGEVFVVTTPQPAAQKVAAMSAAMAEKVNLPVRGVIENMSWFTGDDGKRYEIFGSGGGQELADEIGVPLLGKLPLVEALREGGDDGKPITAVDPESETAQAFHEIARQIAVDMKPKKVYSDALKVI; encoded by the coding sequence ATGGCTCAGACTCCCGTCACCGAAGATCAGGTCATCGAGGCCCTCCGACCGGTCGAAGACCCGGAACTCCATCGATCGATCGTCGACCTCGGCATGCTCAAGGCCGTCCAGATCCGCGACAACGGTGTCGTGGGCGTGCTCGTCGCCCTCACCGTTCCCGGCTGCCCGCTGAAGGGCGAGATCACCAAGCGGGTGTCCGAAGCAGCCACCGAACTCGACGGCGTCGAGTCGATCGACCTCGAGTTCACCGTCATGACCGACGAGGAACGTGAGAACGTCCGCAAGCTCGTACACGGTGGCGGCGGAGCGGCCTCGGCCGGATCCAACCAGGCACACGGCCACGCCGAAGGACGCGAGATCCCCTTCGCCAAGAACGGCTCCAAGACCCGCCCACTGCTCATCTCGTCCGGCAAGGGCGGTGTGGGCAAGTCGTCGGTCACCACCAACCTCGCCGTGGCCCTCGCCGCGCAGGGTTACTCGGTCGGCGTCGTCGACGCCGACATCTACGGCTACTCCATCCCCCGCATGCTCGGCACCGACCGCGAACCGGTCGTGATCGACGAGATGCTCGTGCCGCCGGAGATGTGGGGCGTTCGCTGCATCTCGATGGGCTACTTCGTCCCGCCGGGCCAAGCCGTCATCTGGCGTGGCCCAATGCTGCACAAGGCGCTCGAGCAGTTCCTCACCGACGTGTTCTGGGACGAGCCCGACTTCCTCCTCATCGACATGCCGCCCGGCACCGGCGACATCGCCCTCTCGCTCGCCCAATACCTGCCGCGCGGTGAGGTGTTCGTCGTCACCACGCCGCAGCCCGCCGCACAGAAGGTCGCCGCCATGTCGGCCGCCATGGCCGAGAAGGTCAACCTCCCCGTGCGCGGCGTGATCGAGAACATGTCGTGGTTCACCGGCGACGACGGCAAGCGCTACGAGATCTTCGGATCGGGCGGCGGCCAGGAACTCGCCGACGAGATCGGTGTACCGCTGCTCGGCAAGCTGCCGTTGGTCGAAGCGCTGCGCGAAGGCGGCGACGACGGCAAGCCGATCACCGCGGTCGACCCCGAGTCGGAGACGGCGCAGGCGTTCCACGAGATCGCCCGCCAGATCGCCGTCGACATGAAGCCCAAGAAGGTCTACTCCGACGCCCTCAAAGTCATCTGA
- a CDS encoding beta-propeller fold lactonase family protein translates to MKHSRAVTVGTAGALALGSIGVGTHFVRGADAVDETVFVPITPCRLIDTRPGDVNVGPRSTKIAADDTATFGAHDGTDADSTCEIPASATAIATNTVAIAPTARSFMTLFPGDVDNPGTANLNYVAGQAPTPNAANVPLSPSGEFNVYNAFGEVHVVMDVNGYYQPSSNVGSTGPAGPAGPAGSNGTPGPAGAPGADGADGAPNRISDEQILLGQWYDDPGRPAVIDVGDLPQGIASDGTRVFVANHDDDDLSIVDPVANIVTGTLPLGTSPRGIAYDGTHMYVTTDSNTVIVVDPATETIVGSPIPVGVSPRGIGFANGKIYVGNQGSVSVISTATNAVVATITTSVTASHAGFATDGEYMYVTDGQNNDVYVIDTATDTLVGSEIAVDPGPNSIVHDGQYVYVASGFFTNVVTVIDPVTLTVIDTFTVGSSAGHIAYDGNFLYVTDSTDDVAHVVDPRNRAAVSTIELGSNPGRIMFNGTNLFVIDGSDDTVTKVLPF, encoded by the coding sequence ATGAAACACTCACGAGCTGTCACCGTAGGAACCGCCGGCGCGCTGGCACTGGGATCGATCGGAGTCGGTACGCACTTCGTTCGCGGTGCCGACGCGGTCGACGAGACCGTCTTCGTCCCCATCACCCCGTGTCGATTGATCGACACCCGACCCGGCGACGTCAACGTCGGGCCGCGATCGACCAAGATCGCGGCCGACGACACCGCAACCTTCGGAGCCCACGACGGCACCGACGCCGACAGCACCTGCGAGATCCCGGCATCGGCGACAGCGATCGCGACGAACACCGTCGCCATCGCGCCGACAGCCCGAAGCTTCATGACGCTCTTCCCGGGCGACGTCGACAACCCCGGTACCGCCAACCTCAACTACGTCGCCGGCCAAGCGCCCACACCCAACGCCGCGAACGTCCCCCTGTCGCCGTCCGGCGAATTCAACGTGTACAACGCGTTCGGCGAGGTCCACGTCGTCATGGACGTGAACGGCTACTACCAGCCGTCGTCGAACGTCGGGAGCACCGGCCCCGCAGGACCCGCTGGGCCCGCCGGATCGAACGGCACCCCTGGTCCGGCCGGAGCGCCCGGCGCAGACGGTGCAGACGGCGCGCCCAATCGCATCAGCGACGAGCAGATTCTGCTCGGGCAGTGGTACGACGACCCCGGGCGTCCGGCCGTCATCGACGTGGGCGACCTGCCACAGGGCATCGCCAGCGACGGGACCAGAGTTTTCGTGGCCAACCACGACGACGACGATCTGTCGATCGTCGACCCGGTCGCCAACATCGTCACCGGCACGCTCCCGCTCGGCACGAGCCCCCGCGGGATCGCGTACGACGGCACACACATGTACGTGACGACCGACTCGAACACCGTCATCGTCGTCGACCCGGCGACCGAGACCATCGTCGGCAGCCCGATACCCGTCGGCGTCAGCCCGAGAGGCATTGGATTCGCCAACGGGAAGATCTACGTCGGCAACCAGGGATCGGTCTCGGTGATCAGCACCGCGACCAACGCCGTCGTCGCGACGATCACGACCTCGGTCACCGCGTCCCACGCTGGTTTTGCGACCGACGGTGAGTACATGTACGTCACCGACGGGCAGAACAACGACGTGTACGTGATCGACACGGCGACCGACACGCTCGTCGGGTCGGAGATCGCCGTCGACCCGGGCCCCAACTCCATCGTCCACGACGGCCAGTACGTCTACGTCGCGAGCGGCTTCTTCACCAACGTCGTCACCGTCATCGACCCGGTCACGCTGACGGTGATCGACACCTTCACCGTGGGCAGCAGCGCCGGCCACATCGCCTACGACGGCAACTTCCTGTACGTGACCGACTCGACCGACGACGTGGCCCACGTCGTCGACCCGCGCAATCGAGCCGCGGTGAGCACCATCGAACTCGGGTCGAACCCGGGCCGAATCATGTTCAACGGCACGAACCTCTTCGTCATCGACGGGAGCGACGACACCGTCACCAAGGTCCTGCCCTTCTGA
- a CDS encoding YncE family protein: MPRRTRIALTTLGFATAALGASALGGVLGATGTGAGADQAETVFVPVTPCRLVDTRPGPSTNVGPRATPIGADDTATFTAWATGDGNSDCELPTDATAIVANVVAIAPTARSFMTLHPADVDNPGTANLNYVAGQAPTPNAATIPLSSDGRFSVYNAFGDVNVVVDVSGYFQPSSSIGSPGPAGPAGPAGADGPPGPVNRIDDEAIASLRWDLDPGREGVVAVGHLPFDTAASPDHVFAANYESDDVSVVDPDSADVVATIAVGDGPFGIAYGFGMIYVVNQLDASVTVIDADELSVVTTITLPGGSNPSAVTTGDDLVYVTAQSLDRVMMIDPTSNALTGTPIDTDNGPNGLAFTGDELYIANQSADSIQVVDTTSNAIVATIPAGDDPSGIAFTGRHVYVANVQGDDVSVVDTTSHTIIDTIAVGDAPVTLAYDGSLLHVANNNDGTVLAIDPTIDEVVGAPIDIPGAYDVMFDGTNLYVSSLADDTLRKLLTR; encoded by the coding sequence ATGCCACGACGAACACGCATCGCGCTGACCACACTCGGCTTTGCCACCGCGGCGCTGGGAGCGTCTGCCCTCGGAGGCGTGCTCGGTGCAACCGGCACAGGCGCCGGCGCCGACCAGGCGGAGACCGTGTTCGTGCCGGTCACGCCGTGCCGTCTGGTCGACACGCGGCCAGGGCCGTCGACCAACGTCGGCCCGCGGGCGACACCCATCGGCGCGGACGACACCGCGACGTTCACCGCGTGGGCGACGGGAGACGGCAACAGCGACTGCGAACTGCCGACCGACGCCACGGCCATCGTCGCCAACGTCGTCGCGATCGCGCCCACCGCCCGGTCGTTCATGACGTTGCACCCCGCCGACGTCGACAACCCCGGCACGGCCAACCTCAACTACGTCGCCGGCCAGGCGCCGACACCCAACGCTGCGACGATCCCGCTGTCGAGCGACGGTCGCTTCAGCGTGTACAACGCGTTCGGTGACGTGAACGTCGTGGTCGACGTCAGCGGCTACTTCCAGCCGTCGTCGTCGATCGGCAGCCCGGGCCCGGCCGGCCCCGCAGGTCCGGCGGGCGCCGACGGCCCACCCGGTCCGGTGAACCGGATCGACGACGAAGCGATCGCCTCGTTGCGATGGGACCTCGACCCCGGGCGAGAGGGCGTCGTTGCCGTGGGACACCTCCCCTTCGACACCGCAGCGAGCCCGGACCACGTGTTCGCAGCGAACTACGAGTCCGACGACGTCAGCGTCGTCGATCCGGACTCGGCCGATGTCGTCGCGACGATCGCAGTCGGCGACGGCCCGTTCGGCATCGCCTACGGCTTCGGGATGATCTACGTCGTCAACCAACTCGACGCCTCGGTGACCGTGATCGATGCCGACGAACTGAGCGTCGTCACCACCATCACACTCCCCGGCGGATCGAACCCGTCGGCCGTCACGACCGGCGACGACCTCGTCTACGTCACGGCCCAGAGCCTCGACCGCGTCATGATGATCGACCCCACCTCGAACGCACTCACCGGAACGCCGATCGACACCGACAACGGACCGAACGGACTCGCCTTCACCGGCGACGAGCTCTACATCGCCAACCAGTCGGCCGACTCGATCCAGGTCGTCGACACCACGTCGAACGCGATCGTCGCAACGATTCCCGCCGGCGACGACCCCTCCGGAATCGCTTTCACCGGCAGACACGTCTACGTCGCGAACGTGCAGGGCGACGACGTCTCGGTCGTCGACACGACGAGTCACACGATCATCGACACCATCGCCGTCGGCGATGCCCCCGTGACCCTCGCCTACGACGGTTCGCTGCTCCACGTCGCCAACAACAACGACGGCACCGTCCTGGCGATCGACCCGACCATCGACGAGGTGGTCGGGGCGCCGATCGACATCCCCGGCGCATACGACGTCATGTTCGACGGAACCAACCTCTACGTCTCGTCGCTCGCCGACGACACACTGAGAAAACTCCTGACGCGCTGA
- a CDS encoding DJ-1/PfpI family protein, protein MSLQAVIPLFPKFTALDGIGPYEVLQRIPDIDITFIAAERGVVRSENGMLGIEADGTFDDFPTPDIVVFPGGHGTRALLTDEQVLDWVRSVHPTTTYTTSVCTGSLVLAAAGLLEGLTATTHWGARDVLTQHGSTPVPDRVVEHLDRRIITAAGVSSGIDMALRLVELLYDRTAAEAAQLMIEYDPQPPFDMGSLEKSNDTVMTRVIEYAQHRD, encoded by the coding sequence ATGAGCCTCCAGGCCGTCATCCCACTGTTCCCGAAGTTCACCGCACTCGACGGCATCGGCCCGTACGAAGTGCTCCAACGCATCCCCGACATCGACATCACGTTCATCGCCGCGGAGCGAGGGGTGGTCCGCTCGGAGAACGGCATGCTCGGCATCGAGGCCGACGGCACGTTCGACGACTTCCCCACTCCTGACATCGTCGTCTTCCCCGGCGGGCACGGCACCCGCGCCCTCCTGACCGACGAGCAGGTGCTCGACTGGGTGCGCTCGGTGCATCCGACCACCACGTACACCACCTCGGTGTGCACCGGTTCGCTCGTGCTCGCCGCCGCCGGGCTGCTCGAGGGGCTGACGGCGACGACGCACTGGGGAGCGCGTGACGTGTTGACCCAGCACGGTTCGACGCCGGTACCCGACCGCGTGGTCGAGCACCTCGATCGACGGATCATCACCGCTGCCGGCGTGTCGTCGGGAATCGACATGGCGCTCCGCCTCGTCGAGTTGCTCTACGACCGCACCGCCGCCGAAGCCGCGCAACTGATGATCGAGTACGACCCCCAGCCACCCTTCGACATGGGATCGCTCGAGAAGTCGAACGACACCGTGATGACACGAGTGATCGAGTACGCGCAGCACCGCGACTGA
- a CDS encoding GlxA family transcriptional regulator: protein MHRVVVVAFPGVQSLDVAGPAEVFAGANSVMNATGADRAAGYHVTIASLDGGVVTTESAVRLDTESFASILEPIDTLVVAGGFAVWRHRSDPRFVAALDDLIARSTRLVTVCTGATLAAVTGALDGHRVTTHWARANRLAEAHPAVTVDADPIFIRSDLPGRHDVWSSAGVTAGIDLCLAIVEHDHSTEIAQEVGRWLVMYLRRPGGQSQFASPTWIRQAPVGPIQQAQESVIDDPGGDHRVAALAARVAMSERHFVRRFTDEVGLSPAKFVSRIRIDAARHELERSDDTVASIAARCGFGTAETLRRSLHRHLGVSPEAYRQRFSHAADSRTLIQHPPHTESSSA, encoded by the coding sequence ATGCATCGAGTGGTCGTGGTCGCCTTCCCCGGAGTCCAGTCGCTCGACGTCGCCGGACCGGCCGAGGTGTTCGCCGGGGCGAACAGCGTGATGAACGCGACCGGTGCCGACCGGGCGGCGGGCTACCACGTGACGATTGCTTCACTCGACGGTGGTGTGGTCACCACGGAGAGCGCGGTCCGTCTCGACACCGAATCCTTTGCCTCGATTTTGGAACCGATCGACACCCTCGTGGTCGCCGGCGGGTTCGCCGTCTGGCGTCATCGATCCGACCCTCGTTTCGTCGCTGCACTCGACGATCTCATCGCTCGATCGACCCGTCTGGTCACCGTGTGCACGGGCGCCACGCTCGCCGCGGTCACCGGCGCGCTCGACGGTCATCGCGTCACCACCCACTGGGCCCGTGCGAACCGGCTCGCCGAGGCGCACCCGGCGGTCACGGTCGACGCCGATCCCATCTTCATCCGCTCCGATCTGCCCGGGCGTCACGACGTGTGGTCGTCTGCCGGCGTGACCGCGGGCATCGATCTGTGTCTGGCCATCGTCGAACACGATCACTCGACCGAGATCGCGCAGGAGGTCGGCCGCTGGCTCGTCATGTACCTCCGCCGGCCCGGCGGGCAGTCACAGTTCGCCTCACCCACCTGGATCCGTCAGGCTCCGGTCGGGCCGATCCAGCAGGCGCAGGAGTCGGTGATCGACGACCCCGGTGGCGACCATCGAGTGGCCGCGCTCGCCGCCCGGGTGGCGATGAGTGAACGGCACTTCGTCCGCAGGTTCACCGACGAGGTCGGACTGTCGCCGGCGAAGTTCGTGTCGCGCATCCGCATCGACGCAGCGCGCCACGAGCTCGAGCGCTCCGACGACACGGTCGCCTCCATCGCCGCACGGTGCGGATTCGGTACCGCCGAGACGCTGCGCCGATCGCTGCACCGTCACCTCGGCGTCAGCCCCGAGGCATACCGGCAGCGCTTCTCCCACGCTGCCGATTCGCGCACTCTCATCCAGCATCCACCACACACAGAAAGCAGTTCCGCATGA